From the genome of Pseudomonas helvetica:
GCTGGACGGATCACCGCGCTGGACCTTGGCCGACCCGCTGCGTGGGCGCTACTTCAAGCTCGGTGCCGCGGCCATGCGCTTGCTGCGTCATTGGTCGTTGGGCGATCCCGAGCAAGTGCTGCGCGCCGCCAATCGCGAACCGGGCTTGCCGCTGGACGTCACGGAGCTTGAGCAGTTGCTGAGTTTTCTGCGCGCCCACGACCTGATTTCCGCCCTCGACCCGCAACAGCGCGACAGTTATGGCCTCAAGGCCGCGGCGCAACGTCAGAGTGTCTGGCAGATCTTGCTGCATCAATACCTGTTCTTCCGGATTCCACTGTGGCGCCCCGACGCTTTCCTCAATCGTGCCTGGCCATGGCTCGCGCGTTTTGGTCCTGGAGCACTGCGTTATGGTTTGCCGCTGACCCTGGGTCTGGGGGTATTTCTGGTATCGCGGGACTGGCAGCGCTTTATCGCGACCTTCCCGCACTTGTTCAGTCTTGGCGGTGCGTTGGCGTTCGGGGTGGCGTTGTTCTTTGCCAAGCTCTGTCATGAGTTCGGCCACGCCTTCATGGCCAAGCGCGCCGGTTGTCGGGTGCAGAGCATGGGGGTGGCGTTCATGGTGCTGCTGCCGATGTTTTACACCGACGTCAGTGACGCCTGGCGGGTCAATGATCGGCGCGCGCGGTTGCTGATCGGCGCGGGCGGGGTGCTCGCCGAGTTGCTGCTGGCGTGTATCGCCTTGCTCGCCTGGTCGCTGTTGCCGGACGGGCCGGCGCGGACGGCGGCGTTCATGCTCGCCAGCGCGACCTGGCTCACTACGCTTGCGGTCAACCTGAACCCGTTCATGCGCTTCGATGGTTATTTTTTGCTCAGCGACTTCTGGGAAGTGGACAACCTTCAGGGCCGGGCATTTGCCTTGTGTCGTTGGCGATTGCGCGAGGCGCTGTTCGGTTACGGCGCGCCGGCACCGGAGCCTTGGTCGCCGTCGATGCAGCGGCGTTTGCTGTGGTGGGGATACGGCTCGTGGCTGTGGCGCGCGGTGCTGTTTTTCGGGATTGCGCTGGCGGTGTATCACCTGTTCTTCAAATTGTTGGGGATCTTCCTGATGATGGTCGAGTTGGTGTGGTTCATCTTCCTGCCAATTGCGCGTGAATGGCGCGAATGGTGGAGCCGCCGCGAACAGGCCCATGCACCGCGGGCGTTGCTCAGTGGTTTGGGATTGCTGGCGGTGATTGCCGTGCTGGTGCTGCCATGGCGCAGCGCGGTGGAATTGCCGAGCATGCTCGAGGCTGGCCGGGTCAGTGCCTTGCATGCGCCGGTGGCGGCACGGGTCAAGCAGTTGAATGTCCGCGACGGGCAAATCGTCGCCCAGGGCGATGTGTTGATTGAGCTGGAGTCGCCGGACCTGGATTCGCGTCAGGCCATCGCACGCCGGGAAATCGAGATTCAGCAATTGCAGATGCGCCGTCAGGCCGGACGCAGCGAAACCGCCGCCGATGCCGGCATCGTCGAACAGCGGCTGGCAGAGGCGGTGGCCGAATATCGCGGTTTGGCGGCGCAGCGCGAGCGCCTGCTGCTGCGGGCGCCCCAGGCCGGTCAGGTGCGCGATCTGCTGCCGCAACTGGCTGTTGGCCGCTGGTTGTCACCCAAGGAGACGCTGGCCCGGGTTGTCGAAGAGGGCGCGCGGCTGCGCGGTTATCTGGCCGAAGCGGAGCTGTGGCGGGTTGCACCCGGTGCGACGGGACGGTTTATCGCCGAGGACCCGATGCACCCGGCGGTGGCGGTCGAGTTGACTGAAATCGACACCAATGGCGCGGCGGTTGTCGATCAGGAAGCGCTGACCTCCGACCACCACGGGCCGATTGCCGTGCGCCGCGATCAGAGCCAGCGCGCCGAGCCTGTGCAAGCGCAATACGCGGTGCGGCTCAAGGTGCTCGACGGCATTGTCACCCCGGTGCAGCCATTGCGCGGCGTGGTGGTGTTGCAGGGTCGCAGTGAATCATTGCTGGGCACCGCCTGGCGCCGATTGGCGGCGTTGGGCGTGAGGGAGAGTGGTTTTTAGCGCAAGGAGCATCACGATGCTGAACAACAATGCGAATGCCGCAGACGGTCTGGTGGTGCGCCCTTCACGGGCAACCGATGGGCCGTTTCTGGAAAGCCTCTATCATGCGGCGCGCCCCGATCTGCAATGGATCGACGGCGAACGCGAGCTGGTCGAGGAAGTCATCGCCCAGCAGTTTCGGGTGCAGGAGCAGGGCACCGGGGAGCGCTTCCCCAACGCGATGCATTATGTGGTCGAGAAACTCGACACCCCGATTGGCGCCTTGAGCGCCGAGTTTGGCAGCAACGAAATTCGTGTCCTGTACCTGGCGTTCATTCCGTCGGCCCGCGGCAAGGGCTATGGCCGTACGGTGCTGCAAGGCGTGCAAAAAGCCGCCGAACAGGTGCGCTGCCCGGTGAGCACGGTGGTCTGGGCCAGTAACCCCCATGCGCGCCAGCATTATCTGGCGCTGGGGTTTCAGGTCGAGGAGCAAAGTGTCGCGGCTGAACGCCTGGTCTGGTATCCCGGCCAGCCGCAGATTCTGGTCAGTTGAAGGTGATGTAGAAATACGCCCGGCTTGCGTCGCGCCCCAGCGCCAGGGTGCGCGATACGAATATGCCTTCGATGCGGCCCAGCCCAGGCAAGTCGATCGCACAGAGTCCATCGACGAACGAAGTGAGGTCCGGGCTGCTCAAGGTCACGCCAAAAGGCATTCGGCTGCCCTCTGACAAGCGTGCCTTTGGTACGTCTTCTACCAATTCGATGATCACCGACAGTTCGCTGCCATCCTCCAGGTACAGCCTGGTGGGTGTTTCCAATAGCTGTCGAAAATGATCGCTGTTGACCTGTTGCTGCATGGCCTGGCTCCAGAAAAGTAAAGAGCCGGGGCCTTGGGC
Proteins encoded in this window:
- a CDS encoding GNAT family N-acetyltransferase, which encodes MLNNNANAADGLVVRPSRATDGPFLESLYHAARPDLQWIDGERELVEEVIAQQFRVQEQGTGERFPNAMHYVVEKLDTPIGALSAEFGSNEIRVLYLAFIPSARGKGYGRTVLQGVQKAAEQVRCPVSTVVWASNPHARQHYLALGFQVEEQSVAAERLVWYPGQPQILVS
- a CDS encoding biotin/lipoyl-binding protein; translated protein: MTLPSLRADLQLQMAAPALDGSPRWTLADPLRGRYFKLGAAAMRLLRHWSLGDPEQVLRAANREPGLPLDVTELEQLLSFLRAHDLISALDPQQRDSYGLKAAAQRQSVWQILLHQYLFFRIPLWRPDAFLNRAWPWLARFGPGALRYGLPLTLGLGVFLVSRDWQRFIATFPHLFSLGGALAFGVALFFAKLCHEFGHAFMAKRAGCRVQSMGVAFMVLLPMFYTDVSDAWRVNDRRARLLIGAGGVLAELLLACIALLAWSLLPDGPARTAAFMLASATWLTTLAVNLNPFMRFDGYFLLSDFWEVDNLQGRAFALCRWRLREALFGYGAPAPEPWSPSMQRRLLWWGYGSWLWRAVLFFGIALAVYHLFFKLLGIFLMMVELVWFIFLPIAREWREWWSRREQAHAPRALLSGLGLLAVIAVLVLPWRSAVELPSMLEAGRVSALHAPVAARVKQLNVRDGQIVAQGDVLIELESPDLDSRQAIARREIEIQQLQMRRQAGRSETAADAGIVEQRLAEAVAEYRGLAAQRERLLLRAPQAGQVRDLLPQLAVGRWLSPKETLARVVEEGARLRGYLAEAELWRVAPGATGRFIAEDPMHPAVAVELTEIDTNGAAVVDQEALTSDHHGPIAVRRDQSQRAEPVQAQYAVRLKVLDGIVTPVQPLRGVVVLQGRSESLLGTAWRRLAALGVRESGF